The genomic window CGGCGCCGAGGTGCGCGGCGACGTCGTCGTTGCCGCCCGCGCTGTCGTCGCCGATGTTGCCGATGCCCGATGTCATGGTCGTGAAGCCGTGGCTCACCCGTACTCCTCTCGTCGCATGGCGTCCCTCCTGGTCGTCGTCGCATAGAAACGCAGACAACTTCGTTGGGCACATAATAGCACAAAATGATGAGTTTGTCAATAGTTTGGGCCTATAAAATACAAAAAAATCGCTTATTTTAGCGATTTTTTTATCAGATACTAATAATTTTATGGTTTCAACCTGCCAATAGTCCTCGGAAACGGGATACATTCACGAATATGTTCCACGCCCGTTATCCAGCGCACCGTGCGCTCCAAACCAATACCAAACCCCGAATGCGGCACACTGCCATATTTTCGCAAATCAGTATACCACTGGTAGTCCGCTTCACTTAAGCCCTCGTCTTTGATGCGTTCATACAACAATTCATGATCATCCTCACGCTGGCTGCCGCCGATTAATTCTCCGGCTCCCTCAATTGCGATCAAATCGTCATTTAAAACCAGTTCCTGATTACTCGGATCGCGCTTCATGTAAAACGGTTTAATGCTTTTCGGCCATTTTTCTATAAAGACCGGCACCTCCGAATCTTTTGTCAGTAACACCTCATCATCATTGCCTAAATCCTCGCCGTATTTAATATCCGAACCAAGCTCATTTAATTTTTTAATTGCTTCATCATAAGTCAAACGCGTAAACGGCTGATCGGCCTTCTGTAGCGGTTCAACGTTTCTTTCCAAAATTTCCAATTCTTCTTTACAATTATTTAAACAATAACGCACTATGTATCTAACCAATCCTTCCTGAATTTTTAGATTTTCTTCATGCTCCACAAAAGCCGCTTCCGCGTCCATCATCCAAAATTCGGTTAAATGCCGTTTAGTTTTGCTCTTCTCGGCTCTAAAAACCGGTCCAAAATCATAACATCGTCCCACCGAAGCAATTGCCGCCTCAATATATAGCTGACCGGATTGAGATAAGTAGGCAGTGCCCAAATCAAAATACGGAACCGGAAACAAGGTGGTCGTGCCTTCGCAGGCATTGGGCGTAAAAATTGGCGAGTCAACTTTTATAAAATTTTCCTTATGCAGATACTCGTTGATGGCCGTAATAAT from Patescibacteria group bacterium includes these protein-coding regions:
- the asnS gene encoding asparagine--tRNA ligase translates to MSTFIKNISEYVGQEVTIKGWLYNKRSSGPIGFLELRDGTGWIQAVAVKAQLSEETWTRVEDVSQESSVIITGTVTKHPKKENVYELQIKNLEIIQHAQDYPISKKEHGPDFLMDLRHLWLRSKRQWAILRVRDAIITAINEYLHKENFIKVDSPIFTPNACEGTTTLFPVPYFDLGTAYLSQSGQLYIEAAIASVGRCYDFGPVFRAEKSKTKRHLTEFWMMDAEAAFVEHEENLKIQEGLVRYIVRYCLNNCKEELEILERNVEPLQKADQPFTRLTYDEAIKKLNELGSDIKYGEDLGNDDEVLLTKDSEVPVFIEKWPKSIKPFYMKRDPSNQELVLNDDLIAIEGAGELIGGSQREDDHELLYERIKDEGLSEADYQWYTDLRKYGSVPHSGFGIGLERTVRWITGVEHIRECIPFPRTIGRLKP